GCAGGCAACCGAAACGGAAATATTTTAGGGGCGTAAAAGGACGCTCCTCTGAAACAACCACCAGCCACACGATCATTTCCAACCCATGCAAAGTTGTGGACGAGCACGAACAGCAGGGCTCAGCCTTCTGCGGATTAGAATGGCTGTAAATCAGACTGCAATCGAATTCTTGAGCGGTGCAATGCACACAGGACAGACACACAAGCAGTAGTAACGGTGGGCCCTGTCGTAAGCCGGAGAGAATCAGTGGGAGCCGTCCTTCCTCAACACTCTCCCTAACGGATAGACACAAGAACAATGCTTAGCTTGCAGGCTAATACTGGTGTTGATTGTTATGAGAGTGCATCGAAGCCTCGCCAGGGTTGGCATTCATGGCATTCATGGCATGCATGGACATGATGGATTTTGTATCTCTCATCTTGCATCAGGAGAAAGTTCCGGCTCGTCATGTTTATCCAAAGTCACGCCGGTGGTATATATTGATCACTTTTCCGGccttcgatgatgaagacagCTCTCCTCTGTGCCCTTGCGCAGTTAAGCAATCATGAGAACCCAACAGACTCAGACACATCAAAAAGGACCCATCGTCTTCCACAAAATCACGGAGCTGATTGGTCGTTTGTTGTTTCCAGCATCGGCGTCCGAAATAAGTCTAGTGTTGGCATACAGACTGACTCTTATAGTCTTGTTGCACTTGTCCTCTCTGGTACATTCTTATGATCGTGTCTGTCCTTGGGCTCAAGGGACTGGAATTGCAGCATGGAAACTGAGATATGCATCCTGCATTTCAACGATGTCGTACGTCCGCATACAGTCTCCATTTATAGAATCTTGCTAAAGTAGTAGTACCATGTCCACAATGTCGAGCTCATATCCCGTTTCGCCGGCTTGGTCAAGTCGTTTGAGCCCAAGCCACTAGTAGTCTTCAGCGGCGATAGCTTCTCGCCTTCCTTGGAGGCGTCCCTCCTAAAAGGAGAGCACATGGTTCCGTTCTTGAACCACCTCAACGTCGATGTAGCCTGTTACGGGAACCATGGTCTGGGATGTTCATGACGTGATTGTTCGCAAGCAGACTGACATGTTCAGACTTCGATTTCGGGGAAACCAGACTCGTGGAACTGTCACGCAAAGTGCACTTCCCCTGGGTTTTATCCAACGTAACTAGAGTGACTGAGAATGGCGATATCTCGAGGGAGCCTCTTGCCTGTGGTGGGCGGTATATCACCAGGACAGTACAGGGGTACAAGGTCGGATTTATTGGCTTGGCCGGGACGTAAGCAAGGAGCTCTGCACAGTGTTTCTCTGCTTGGATCACTGATTAAGATGCCTGCTTAGAGATTGGCCGTCAAATTGTCAAAACTTACCCCCGTTGTACATCAAGGATCCCGCCATGGTCGCTCAGGAGCTTGCGAGACACCTGCGTCTTAATGAAGGTTGTGACTTTGTGATCGCGATCTCTCACTCGCGGCTTGCGGAGGATATCAGAATAGCAAATAATGCCGCACACGGGATTGCCAAAGTCGATCTGATTCTCGGGGGTCACGATCACGAGGTCCTGCATCGCTTCCACGGGGACACCGAAGAGGACTCTGAGATAATCCAACAGGGTACGAGGAACGAGGACATTGTGTCCAATGGCGTAGTCGACCAAGTGGCCGGAGACATTCGCATCGTCAAAAGCGGGACAAACTGGCGAGGCTTATCCATTCTCCGCTTAATGGCAAGGAGACTTCCAGACGGAAGAGCCACAATAGAGACCGTCAAACGTAAGTACCACAGCCGACAAGCCTGCCAATCTAACAAGCTCCAGTCAAGCAATACGTCGACATCGCACAGAGCTCAGAATGCAGCTCACTCTCAGTCTGCCCCCGTATTCGCAAAATGGCAGCTGAGATCCAGCAGCGCGTCGGCAGTGTGGTGCAGGAGCCACTCGTTCACACGACGACACCGCTCGACGGCCGCTGCAGTGTGATTCGCAGCTCAGAGACGAATCTAGGCAACATGCTTGCAGACGCCTATCGTGCCTACTACGGCGCTGATATTGCACTCGTCAATAGCGGCTCAATCAGATGTGATCGGATCATCGacccatcgtcatcaccgctCCATGTCAAGGACATCATCGGTTAGTCCCGACCCTGTCGTCAACCGCTAACTCTGTCATGAAGTAAAATCTAACCTTCTAGAAATCTGCCCCTTCGAGAACCCGGTGGTTGTCAAACGAGTCAGCGGACGCGCCCTCCACGAGGCCCTCGAAAACTCCGTCTCGGACCTCCATGTTGACGGACGATTCATGCAATGCTCTGGGCTACACGTCGTCGCGGACTGGCAGCAACAAGAGGGCCACAGGATCCTACAGCTGTCTCTCGTGCAATCATCGTTCGCGCCACCGAAGCGCATCATCCCGTCGCAGTTATACAGCGTTGTCATGTCGTCCTTTATCGCGGCGGGTTTTGACGGATATACCTGCTTCCAGAGCCTAGAGACACTTGTCGACAAGGAGACGGCTGTGACGGATACTGGACTACTCCTGCGGATCTTTGGGTATGATAAGGAAGGCTTGAATGATGGCAATACCACTGGCATAGATAGAGCTCGGAGGGCTATCATTTGTGGGAGACATGGGCTGGACAGTCTGCCCATTGTGAGCCCAACAGTTGAGGCGAAGATTCAGTTCGTGACTTAGCTCAGATAGCATTCGCCTTTAGTTTATCATTCATCTATAGAAACAGAAAACAGTAAGGTAGTCTCGAGACGGACATTTATTGTTGTTTCGGTGTTGATCAGACTTTCAATCTCTTTTGATGACTCACTACCATCAACTTAGTTATTTTCTTTCCGTCTAGGCACACAGGCTCAGGGTAGGCTTACAGAGCTATAAAATCCAACAATACCTGCCGCTACTTCTGTTTCATTATCTAAGACGTTCTCTATGACTCTGCAAAAGCCCCCACTTAGAAAAAGACTGAATAGGAAACGAATGAAAATATGTGCCATAACCATTTGATGTTTTATCTACATTGCTGTTTGTCCTGCTTCGGTTATTTTTCACATATATTTGACCGTTTCTGGCCTTAGCTCCAGCAGCTGAAGGATAACAGCAATCTTTATGATACATGAACAGACGTCTGGAGTAAGAAATTGGGGTAAAGCATGCTTATCGGCACTGAACCAGCCGCTctgaggaagctgctgagctGCAATAAATTGCCAGAGTACTCCTGCATGGGGTATAATCAATTGGAGAAAACTAGATTTGCAAGCCCAATCTactgctgcttcttggtttcGTCGCCCTTGGCCTTTGTGATGAGGCTCAAACCAACCTCGGCAGACTCCTTCCAGCCTCTCTGTCTCATCCAGAAGCGCTCGGTTGGATCAGTCCCCTGCTTGGACCAGTCTCTAGCGTCCTGTTCCAAGGACTCGCGAGTGATCTCGGAAGGTGGGATGGAAGATACGACACCCTTGACCTCATCGGCATCGTCGTCGCTCTCTGCACTGAGCACAGTGTCGAGGTATCTCTTCCGCATCATGAAGCGCTCTATCCGTTCGCGACGTGTGTTCGGAGGCTCCAGCTTAGCCAGGGCACTTCGTACGGCGTAGCGCACGATCAGGTAGAGATGCtcggagaagaaaattgTCAGTAACAACGCCCAGCACCGGATTGTTGTTGGCTCGCCATTAGGGCCCTCATGCCCGTTACTGAACATATAGACAAGGGCTGAGCTGGTGATACTTCCCACCCAGGACAAGAATCCGAGGCTGTCCAGCCATGGTCCAATGGTATCCGCACGCTGAGGCCAGGGTCTCTTGCACTCGACGCagatcttgaagaaatcaGACCGCAGCTCGACCCAGTTGTTGATCAAGAAGGAGACGGGAACAAGTGGCCACACGGGTGAGAACAGAGCCAGATATCCAAACTGGATACACATTTCCCGCAGATCATCGGTGACATCATAGTCCTCCAACTCAGCTTCATTACGAACACGAGTGAGGAATCTGgcctcatcttcgtcgtcgccGAGGGAGAcggtcttcttctctcccgcACCGTTTCCTGGCTCTGCTTTTGCATGTTGTTTCTTGGTGTATTCCTTATATTCGCGGAATACCCGTTGCTTGACAAACGGAACGATGGTTTCAAGCGCAAAACCGACAATCTGGGCAGTAACGGTAAAGTAGATGACCTGCTTTCGTAGCCGATCCGGATTAATGCTGAATTCGGTTCGTGCCTTGATTGCATGCTCTTTGGACACGAACGGCCGAACAGTAAGGTGGAATACATCGAGATAAGGCACGATACGACTGGCGAATGGTACATAGACGAAAGCTGTCAAGATGATAGGGAGGTATGAGGTGATAAAGTTGACCACAAAGATTTTTTGTGTCAATGCCACCTTGTAGGCATCCTGAGTCTCGTAGTTCTCGTAGTCATTCAATTTGGTCGCAACAGTCAGCAATACCGCACTCATTGTCGGTATAAGCGCCGATACCAAGATGGTAGGGATAAACACCTGGATCATTAACTATGAATTTTGCAAAATGCTTGGAGCGACACTTACCAGATACCCCTTGAGCGGACCGTTGTAGACCTCGGAAATAAAAATCTCAATCGCAAAGCAGGTGGCAATGATGGCACCTAGGGCGACGGCTGCAAGCAATGCGAATGGGACTTGGAGGAGCTGTCGATACATCCGCTTTGTAGCGGGGAAGACTCCTCGAACCTCGCCGGTACTTTCATCACGAATTTCCTTCTCGGGTTTGAACTCTGCTCTCTTTTCGTGAACCGCAGACACGCCCTTGGTCTGCCACCGACAGCTgaggtcctcctcctgaCGCTTCCAATATTCAATAAAGACGATGCACCAGAGACAATTGACCACGGTGTagatgatggagaatgaGCCCAATAGCAGCCAACACGAAAACCCGAATGCCGCAGGGAACATCAAGAACCGAAAATACGACTGCAAGAAGGCAAAGTAAAAGCCAACCTGTAGCCCCTGTTAGTTTATGGTATCCTATAAATCAGCACCAAGCTCACATGTTCTCCAAAGGTATTGCGAATCCGATCCAAATCCTCCGTTGACAGGAATGTCTTTTTGCTCCACTCCCTCATGCACTGCCTGTTGGTCTCCTCGTCGTGCAGCGGAAAGATCGCATCGACATTCTTCCACTCTCCATGCCGCGGGGTGATGCCCGCACCGCCCTCTGCCTTTGGGACCGTAATCAAATGGTAGATAACAAGGAGCCGCTCGGCTTCTGACTGCGGCTTCGCAGAGCTCGCCGGCTCAGGTTCGGTATTCCGGACGCCGTACAGCCAGTCTCGAACGCTTGAAACCACAAACAGTTAGCATACGACATCTGTGACTCTCGAAAGCATAATGCTACGTACCGAGACTGGTAAACCGCTCGTTTCAGCTTCTTTTTGCTAGCGGCCCGCACGAAAACAAACAGGGAGTTCTCGTCCCCCTGTCGGACTTCCGTCTGTAATCCTACCTCGGagagctcaagaagaagaacctcGAATTTCTTTATTGCTTCAGGCGTATCTAGAAACAATCAGATCGCGGCCCAGTTGCTACCTCGGGGCGACCTACCAATATCCCCATAATTGAAGCGGATGACATAGTCGACATGATGGTTCTCCTGAACGGCCTTGGGAGCCGGATTGAAAGCCATAGTATAGTACCTTCAACAATGTTAGGGTAGCATGAGGGATGGTGGGGTAAGGCTATTTTGGCTTGACGCTTGACGCGAAAGGGGAGCGAGCCGGAGTTGTCGTCACCACATAAATGCGCTCTGACCAGGTCGACTGGCGATGACGACATCCCCGAGCTTGCTAGCCTAGGGTTAGCCCTAAGTGACTGAAAGGGACATAGCGTCAACAAGTATTCAAATATCGATATCAGAACAGGGGAGAGATGGGAATACTACGGGGCAGATACCTTCACAGATTTTATTGACTTTTTCTATCCAAGCTAACCGGTGAGGGAAGCGGAAGAGGGAACATACAAGTTGTCGAATGAACACCACTGGCTTAAACACAAGGATCCAAGGGTATCACACTCAACTATCGAAGTACAATCTACCTTTTTACGACACACACCAAGCTTCGACAAGCCAACATCTGCTATCAGAGCTCCGCAAGTCGAATGAAAAACATACCACGAGCTCATTTCACCCCTACAGTCCCTCCGCCAACTTATTCAGGGCCGGCCCCTCAACCATCATTTTCATCCACTCCTCCATAGCCTGGGCCCCTACCTGCTTGTAAAACTTGATGCTGGGCTCATTCCACTTGAGGACACTCCACTCTAGACGGCGGCCCTTCACCTCCAACACCTTTGCAGCCAAGTACTTCAAAAGCTTGAACCCATATCCCTTGCCTCGGGCGCTGGGCTGCACGTAAAGGTCCTCAAGGTAGATTCCCGGAGCCGATCGCCATGTCGAGTAGTTGTAGAAGAACAGGGCCATACCAACAGGTACGGGGGATGGGTTTTCTGCTGTGGCGGGGGGGATAACGAGGGCTGTGTAGACGGAGCCTCGCTTGGGGGTGTCATTGGGGAAGGAGAGTGTGGCCAGGAGGGATTCTTCGGTGGCTTCGACCTCATGGAGAGCCTTTTCGTAGTCGGCTAGCTCTCGGATGAATTGGAGGATGTAAGGGACATCTGCAATTTCGCATGGAGTCAGTAAGGGCCGTGAGACCTTCTCGCAGCGATGGCCGACTCGTGCGGAGAAGCATTGAAGGGAATGCGGGGTGAACTTGCCCTCGGGAGTTGCCAGTCTGATGGTAGCTTCCCCGGACATTGTGAGATCAAGAGTCCTTCAATGAAGGTATCGCGTATGGTCAATTAACTGTGCAAAGCTTTGCAATTGAGGCAGAGTCAGCAATGAAGAGGTTAGGAAAATTCTCCAATTTGTGACCGAAGAATAAAAATCTCGGACCCTGAACCCCACCTTCGGTTCTACACGGCACGCCCTGCCAATGACATCTATGGACTTTACAAATCTGGAATAAGGAAGACAAGACTATGTACTCTATGAATGTCAAATAATAAACGCGCTCAAAAGAATTAGAGATAGCAGACTCGGGCTCATGCTAATCATCGCGATGTAATGGCAGCCATCCACTTTTGCTCGTCCGTTCTGTTCGTGGATGTCAGCATCAATTCGGGTAGTTAAAGAAATAGGTTACTGACCGATCGAAATGAAGCAGCATACCCAAGACTGGGATCAGCTGCTTCTGGTAGTTCTTATCCTTTTGTTCCAAGAACTGGAGGAGCACGTTCTTCAAGTAGATGTAGTCAATCGGTGCTCCCGTCGGCGTTTCGCTTCTCCGTGTCGATGGGCTACGGTCCTTCGACACGGGAGATGCAACTGCCTTTCTCGCTCCTGAGTCAATCGATGAACGCGAAGACTGAGGATTCTGGACTGCACGAGTTTCGTCCGACAAGATCCGGTAGGATCTGCGAAGCTTCTCCAGTCGGCTGTTCGTTTCTTCCACTGAACGACGCAGCTcggccttttctttctccagatcaCGGACTTGCTTCTCGCTTTCATCTAAAGCATCACGTAACCGTGCCATGGCCTGGCGGATGTCGTTTAGCTCCTGCGCCGAGCGCTCCGACTGTTCCTCGAGTTGATCCCGTCTGCGCTTCCAGTCCTTTTGGGATCGCTCGAGctcttccttgtcctcctccgccgttCTCAGTGCTTTCTCGGCTTCCCGAACCTTGGTTTTGAGCTCCTCTAGCTCTCGGGCCCGGCGCCGACCCTGAGCGCTggcctcgtcttctgccCGATCGCGCTCTTCAATGGCGGCCTCCATCCGCTCCTTGAAATCGCGCACCTTGGCCTCGGCACGGCCCTCGATATCGCTGAGCAAGCGTCGCATGGTTTCACCCTCGCGCGTCCGCTCGCTGAGCAAGCGATGAGCATCAGCcaattcttcttccaagCTCTCACAACGTTCCCGGGCCTCCTTCATTTGCAACGCTAGCTCGGCACTCTGGTCGCGCATACTGTTCATCAGACTTTGCGCGCTGGCGTGCTGTGCGGTCTTCAGCTGGATTTCCTCCCTCAGACCATCAAGCTCCTTGTTCAATTGAGTGACCTTGTTTTCAACCTCCCGCAG
The Aspergillus fumigatus Af293 chromosome 4, whole genome shotgun sequence DNA segment above includes these coding regions:
- a CDS encoding N-acetyltransferase family protein translates to MSGEATIRLATPEGKFTPHSLQCFSARVGHRCEKVSRPLLTPCEIADVPYILQFIRELADYEKALHEVEATEESLLATLSFPNDTPKRGSVYTALVIPPATAENPSPVPVGMALFFYNYSTWRSAPGIYLEDLYVQPSARGKGYGFKLLKYLAAKVLEVKGRRLEWSVLKWNEPSIKFYKQVGAQAMEEWMKMMVEGPALNKLAEGL
- a CDS encoding putative nucleotidase, with the translated sequence MAFMACMDMMDFVSLILHQEKVPARHYHVHNVELISRFAGLVKSFEPKPLVVFSGDSFSPSLEASLLKGEHMVPFLNHLNVDVACYGNHDFDFGETRLVELSRKVHFPWVLSNVTRVTENGDISREPLACGGRYITRTVQGYKVGFIGLAGT
- a CDS encoding putative UDP-sugar hydrolase, with the translated sequence MVAQELARHLRLNEGCDFVIAISHSRLAEDIRIANNAAHGIAKVDLILGGHDHEVLHRFHGDTEEDSEIIQQGTRNEDIVSNGVVDQVAGDIRIVKSGTNWRGLSILRLMARRLPDGRATIETVKLKQYVDIAQSSECSSLSVCPRIRKMAAEIQQRVGSVVQEPLVHTTTPLDGRCSVIRSSETNLGNMLADAYRAYYGADIALVNSGSIRCDRIIDPSSSPLHVKDIIEICPFENPVVVKRVSGRALHEALENSVSDLHVDGRFMQCSGLHVVADWQQQEGHRILQLSLVQSSFAPPKRIIPSQLYSVVMSSFIAAGFDGYTCFQSLETLVDKETAVTDTGLLLRIFGYDKEGLNDGNTTGIDRARRAIICGRHGLDSLPIVSPTVEAKIQFVT
- the TMEM16 gene encoding anoctamin family protein, producing MAFNPAPKAVQENHHVDYVIRFNYGDIDTPEAIKKFEVLLLELSEVGLQTEVRQGDENSLFVFVRAASKKKLKRAVYQSRVRDWLYGVRNTEPEPASSAKPQSEAERLLVIYHLITVPKAEGGAGITPRHGEWKNVDAIFPLHDEETNRQCMREWSKKTFLSTEDLDRIRNTFGEHVGFYFAFLQSYFRFLMFPAAFGFSCWLLLGSFSIIYTVVNCLWCIVFIEYWKRQEEDLSCRWQTKGVSAVHEKRAEFKPEKEIRDESTGEVRGVFPATKRMYRQLLQVPFALLAAVALGAIIATCFAIEIFISEVYNGPLKGYLVFIPTILVSALIPTMSAVLLTVATKLNDYENYETQDAYKVALTQKIFVVNFITSYLPIILTAFVYVPFASRIVPYLDVFHLTVRPFVSKEHAIKARTEFSINPDRLRKQVIYFTVTAQIVGFALETIVPFVKQRVFREYKEYTKKQHAKAEPGNGAGEKKTVSLGDDEDEARFLTRVRNEAELEDYDVTDDLREMCIQFGYLALFSPVWPLVPVSFLINNWVELRSDFFKICVECKRPWPQRADTIGPWLDSLGFLSWVGSITSSALVYMFSNGHEGPNGEPTTIRCWALLLTIFFSEHLYLIVRYAVRSALAKLEPPNTRRERIERFMMRKRYLDTVLSAESDDDADEVKGVVSSIPPSEITRESLEQDARDWSKQGTDPTERFWMRQRGWKESAEVGLSLITKAKGDETKKQQ